From Pseudoalteromonas sp. R3, one genomic window encodes:
- a CDS encoding DUF4097 family beta strand repeat-containing protein, translated as MKAIILGLATLPLFALAGDKIDEQIEVPLNGKVVIENQRGKVTIKSWDKPSFKVSGELDELAEGYTLETQGNVTEFIVKMPRRNKGWNNKRDGSRLTIYMPKQSELDFEGVNVDVDVSNFSAGVAVTTVNGDIEVNQASGKIELETVNGDIEGKELSGNIRYETVNGDIEDMASSGKLRFNAVNGGIESMTQASDIRVENVNGEVDFDIASLKDLRMSTVNGEINVKMRALEKRANIRFESVSGDVDFYFPANLSARFDIDAHAGGRIINELSADKEKKAKYGPSRELEFVINDGDVDVEIDTVSGRITLKKL; from the coding sequence ATGAAAGCAATCATTTTAGGACTGGCCACGCTGCCGCTGTTTGCCCTGGCGGGTGACAAGATTGACGAGCAGATTGAAGTGCCGCTAAATGGCAAAGTGGTCATCGAAAACCAGCGTGGTAAAGTCACTATTAAGTCATGGGACAAGCCAAGCTTTAAAGTGAGTGGCGAGCTAGATGAGCTGGCTGAGGGTTATACATTAGAAACTCAGGGTAATGTAACAGAGTTTATTGTCAAAATGCCACGTCGCAACAAAGGGTGGAATAACAAGCGAGACGGTTCTCGGTTGACTATTTATATGCCGAAACAGAGTGAACTGGATTTTGAAGGGGTGAATGTCGATGTGGATGTCAGTAACTTCAGTGCAGGTGTGGCAGTAACCACCGTCAATGGTGACATTGAGGTGAATCAGGCGAGCGGCAAAATTGAACTGGAAACCGTCAACGGCGACATCGAAGGTAAAGAGCTATCTGGTAACATCCGCTACGAAACGGTCAATGGCGATATTGAGGACATGGCATCCAGCGGAAAGCTACGTTTCAACGCGGTCAATGGTGGTATTGAGAGTATGACTCAGGCGAGTGATATTCGGGTTGAAAACGTCAATGGTGAAGTTGATTTCGATATTGCCAGTCTGAAAGACCTGAGAATGAGCACCGTCAATGGCGAGATTAATGTAAAAATGAGAGCTCTGGAAAAGCGAGCTAATATTCGTTTTGAATCAGTCAGTGGTGATGTCGACTTTTATTTTCCCGCTAATTTGTCGGCGCGTTTTGATATCGATGCGCATGCCGGTGGGCGCATCATCAATGAACTGTCAGCAGACAAAGAAAAGAAGGCTAAATATGGGCCGTCGCGTGAACTGGAGTTCGTGATTAACGACGGTGATGTGGATGTAGAAATCGATACTGTCAGTGGACGTATTACGTTGAAGAAATTGTAA
- the dnaB gene encoding replicative DNA helicase, whose translation MAKPDQQVDTLKVPPHSIEAEQSVLGGLMLDNQAFDRVAELVVAQDFYTRTHKLIFEAMTKLVEASQPIDLITISENLEKNNQLDTVGGFAYLAEIAKNTPSAANIDAYASIVRERAVVREMISVANEIAEAGFNPEGRDSHELLDLAESKVFKIAEQRTKSTEGPQSIHSILEKTVDKIEELYQSPQDGVTGVSTGYSDLDQMTAGLQPSDLIIVAARPSMGKTTFAMNLAEHAAMTQDKPVLIYSLEMPSEQIMMRMLASLGRINQTKVRTGQLDDDDWARLSSTMGLLMEKGQMYIDDASGLTPTDVRSRARRIARDHGGISMIMVDYLQLMRVPSLSDNRTLEIAEISRSLKALAKELQCPVIALSQLNRTLEQRADKRPVNSDLRESGSIEQDADLIMFIYRDEVYNDDSPDKGVAEIIIGKQRNGPIGKVRLTFQGQFSRFDNYAGPAVDDEY comes from the coding sequence ATGGCGAAACCTGATCAACAAGTCGATACCCTGAAAGTTCCTCCCCATTCCATCGAGGCAGAGCAGTCTGTTTTAGGTGGACTGATGCTTGATAATCAGGCGTTTGATAGGGTTGCAGAGCTGGTTGTCGCGCAGGACTTTTACACCCGCACCCACAAGCTGATATTCGAGGCAATGACCAAGCTGGTCGAGGCCAGTCAGCCTATAGATCTGATCACTATCTCGGAAAACCTAGAGAAGAACAACCAACTGGATACGGTCGGTGGTTTTGCTTATCTGGCTGAAATTGCTAAAAATACGCCCAGTGCAGCGAACATAGATGCCTACGCCAGTATTGTACGCGAACGAGCAGTGGTCCGTGAGATGATCTCGGTGGCGAATGAAATCGCCGAGGCGGGTTTTAACCCGGAAGGACGTGATAGCCACGAATTGTTGGACCTGGCGGAAAGTAAGGTATTCAAAATCGCTGAGCAGCGTACTAAGAGTACCGAAGGTCCGCAGAGCATCCACAGCATTCTCGAAAAAACCGTCGATAAAATTGAAGAGCTTTACCAGTCGCCGCAGGATGGTGTAACGGGGGTGAGCACGGGCTACTCTGATCTTGACCAGATGACCGCTGGCCTGCAACCCTCAGATCTGATCATAGTCGCGGCACGTCCATCGATGGGTAAAACCACTTTTGCGATGAACCTGGCAGAGCATGCTGCGATGACGCAGGATAAACCCGTGCTTATCTATTCACTGGAGATGCCCTCAGAACAGATCATGATGAGGATGTTGGCTTCACTGGGACGCATTAACCAGACCAAAGTAAGAACGGGTCAGCTGGATGATGATGATTGGGCACGGTTATCCTCAACCATGGGCTTGTTGATGGAAAAGGGGCAAATGTACATTGATGATGCATCAGGTCTGACGCCAACGGATGTGCGCTCGCGAGCAAGGCGTATCGCACGAGATCATGGAGGTATCAGTATGATCATGGTGGATTATCTACAGCTGATGCGAGTGCCTAGTTTATCAGACAACCGGACCTTAGAAATCGCAGAGATATCTCGTTCACTCAAAGCACTGGCAAAAGAACTTCAGTGTCCTGTAATTGCACTATCACAGCTTAACCGTACACTGGAACAACGTGCTGATAAACGCCCGGTTAACTCAGACTTACGTGAATCAGGGTCTATCGAGCAGGATGCCGACTTGATCATGTTTATCTATCGTGATGAGGTGTACAACGACGACAGCCCAGATAAGGGAGTCGCGGAAATTATCATTGGTAAACAGCGTAATGGTCCGATTGGTAAGGTTAGGTTAACCTTCCAGGGGCAATTCTCTCGGTTCGACAATTATGCCGGTCCTGCAGTGGATGACGAATATTAA